The Nitrospirota bacterium genome has a segment encoding these proteins:
- a CDS encoding PfkB family carbohydrate kinase, with translation MKTVEELCRILGPRPRKRKVIMCHGVFDVVHPGHLRHLIYAKSKADILVASLTADKHISKGHYRPHVPQELRALNLAAYEIVDYVVIDANPTPISNISKLQPDFFAKGYEYTANGMHPKTQEEAEALQAYGGKIIFTPGDIVYSSSTLIDLAPPSIKLEKLLTLMEAEKLTFRRLREHLERLRGKRIHVVGDTIVDSYTHTTLIGGQTKTPTMSVLYERRDDYIGGAAIVAEHMRAAGAEVVFSTVLGDDPLKDFVLDGLKKSGVDCRPIIDPTRPTTNKNAIVAGGYRLLKIDTLDNRSISDEIVQQLAQAITDTSCDAVVFSDFRHGMFNRRTIPRLIAAIPKCVYKVADSQVASRWGNITDFKGFDLITPNEREARFALADQDSGIRPLASALYDAAQCKTLILKLGERGVLTCRNSDHESLDSFVVVESFVDRVVDAVGAGDALLAYATLAMLETGKDAVATILGSLAAACECECDGNVPVTPEAVRRKIDAVERQAKYL, from the coding sequence ATCAAGACCGTTGAAGAACTGTGTCGCATTCTCGGTCCCCGCCCCCGAAAACGAAAGGTCATCATGTGCCACGGGGTGTTCGATGTAGTGCATCCCGGCCATCTTCGCCATCTCATCTACGCGAAGAGCAAGGCTGATATTTTGGTCGCCAGCCTGACGGCGGATAAACACATCAGCAAGGGTCATTACCGGCCTCATGTGCCTCAGGAATTGAGGGCGCTGAATCTGGCGGCCTATGAAATCGTCGATTACGTCGTCATCGACGCGAATCCGACACCAATCAGCAATATCAGTAAGTTGCAGCCGGACTTCTTTGCGAAGGGATACGAATACACGGCCAACGGCATGCACCCGAAGACGCAGGAGGAGGCCGAGGCATTGCAGGCATACGGGGGGAAAATCATCTTCACGCCCGGTGATATCGTCTATTCCTCCTCAACGCTGATCGATCTGGCGCCGCCCAGCATTAAACTGGAGAAACTTTTGACGCTCATGGAGGCCGAAAAGCTCACGTTTCGACGCCTCCGGGAGCATCTTGAACGGTTGAGGGGGAAACGGATCCATGTGGTGGGTGACACCATCGTGGACAGCTACACGCACACGACCTTGATCGGGGGGCAGACGAAGACCCCGACGATGAGCGTGCTCTATGAGCGCCGCGACGATTACATCGGGGGCGCGGCGATCGTTGCCGAACATATGCGGGCGGCCGGCGCAGAGGTGGTCTTCTCCACGGTACTCGGCGATGATCCGCTGAAGGATTTCGTGTTGGACGGACTGAAGAAATCCGGGGTTGACTGCCGTCCAATCATTGATCCGACGAGACCGACCACCAATAAGAACGCGATCGTAGCCGGCGGGTATCGGTTGCTGAAGATCGATACGCTGGATAATCGGTCGATCTCCGATGAAATCGTTCAACAGCTTGCGCAAGCGATCACGGACACGTCCTGCGATGCCGTGGTGTTCAGCGACTTCCGCCACGGCATGTTCAATCGCCGGACAATACCGAGGTTGATCGCGGCTATTCCCAAATGCGTGTACAAGGTAGCGGACAGTCAAGTCGCCAGCCGCTGGGGCAATATCACGGACTTCAAAGGCTTCGACCTCATCACGCCCAACGAACGCGAAGCCAGATTCGCGTTGGCCGACCAGGATTCGGGGATCCGCCCGCTTGCTTCGGCCCTGTACGACGCGGCGCAATGTAAGACCTTGATCCTGAAGCTCGGCGAGCGTGGGGTGCTCACCTGCCGGAACAGCGATCACGAATCCCTGGACTCCTTTGTTGTGGTCGAATCTTTCGTCGATCGGGTCGTGGACGCAGTCGGCGCCGGCGATGCCTTACTGGCCTACGCGACCCTGGCCATGCTCGAGACGGGAAAAGATGCGGTCGCCACGATTTTGGGTTCGCTGGCTGCAGCCTGCGAGTGTGAGTGTGACGGAAATGTACCGGTCACGCCCGAAGCTGTCCGCCGCAAGATCGACGCCGTTGAGCGACAGGCGAAGTACCTTTGA